One Paramisgurnus dabryanus chromosome 10, PD_genome_1.1, whole genome shotgun sequence genomic region harbors:
- the vps36 gene encoding vacuolar protein-sorting-associated protein 36 gives MDRFSWSNGLLEMNETLVIQQRGVRLYDGEDKAKLDVGIVLLSTHRLLWRDQKNNECCMCIPLSQVIFFEEQAAGIGKSAKIVIHLHPTPENKEPGPYQLSKYSYIKLSFKEHGQIEFYRRLTEELTQKRWENTPVSQPIPTGTGPKAGKTRAVGIVGIERKLEEKRKETDKNISEAFEDLSKLMEKAKEMVELSKSIANKIKDKQGDITEDETIRFKSYLLSMGIANPVTRETHGSGTQYHIQLAKQLGDMLQAPLEEQGGMMSLTEVYCLVNRARGMELLSPEDLVNACKMFESLKLPLRLRIFDSGVMVVQLQSHSEEEMIASALDNVTDKGSLTAEEFAKLLGLSVLLAKERLLLAEKIGHLCRDDSVEGLRFYPNLF, from the exons ATGGACCGATTTTCTTGGTCAAATGGACTTCTTGAGATGAACGAAACGTTAGTAATTCAGCAAAGAGGAGTGCGACTTTACGATGGGGAAGACAAG GCTAAACTTGATGTGGGAATTGTTCTTCTCAGTACACATCGCTTACTTTGGAGAGACCAAAAGAACAAT GAATGCTGTATGTGCATACCCTTATCACAGGTTATATTCTTTGAAGAGCAAGCAGCAGGCATTGGTAAAAG TGCCAAAATTGTCATCCACCTGCATCCGACCCCCGAAAATAAGGAGCCAGGCCCATACCAGCTGAGCAAGTACTCTTATATAAAGCTGTCTTTCAAGGAACATGGGCAGATTGAG TTTTACAGACGTCTAACAGAGGAGTTGACTCAGAAACGATGGGAGAATACACCTGTATCACAGCCGATACCCACAGGAACAGGACCCAAG GCAGGAAAGACACGCGCTGTTGGAATTGTGGGTATTGAACGGAAGCTGGAGGAGAAGAGAAAAGAGACAGATAAAAATATTTCAGAG GCCTTTGAGGATCTCAGCAAACTCATGGAAAAG GCCAAAGAGATGGTGGAGCTCTCCAAATCCATTGCCAATAAAATCAAAGACAAACAGGGTGACATCACAGAAGATGAG ACAATACGCTTCAAGTCATATTTGCTAAGCATGGGCATAGCCAACCCAGTGACCAGAGAAACACACGGTTCAGGCACACAGTACCACATTCAGCTCGCCAAACAGCTCGGGGACATGTTGCAAGCGCCACTGGAG GAGCAAGGAGGTATGATGTCCCTTACTGAGGTGTACTGTCTGGTGAACAGAGCCCGAGGGATGGAG CTTCTCTCTCCAGAGGACTTGGTCAATGCCTGCAAGATGTTTGAATCACTTAAGCTCCCTCTGCG GTTGCGAATATTCGACAGCGGGGTGATGGTTGTTCAGCTCCAATCCCACAGTGAGGAGGAGATGATTGCCTCAGCTCTAGATAAT GTGACTGATAAGGGCTCCCTTACAGCTGAAGAGTTTGCCAAGTTGTTAGGACTCTCAGTTCTTCTTGCTAAAGAGCG GTTGTTATTAGCGGAAAAAATTGGTCACTTATGCCGCGACGATTCAGTGGAAGGTCTGCGTTTTTACCCAAACCTGTTCTGA
- the proser1 gene encoding proline and serine-rich protein 1 isoform X1: MDKKSFDIVLDEIRKCVLTDQRIKAIEQVHGYFSSEQVIDILKYFSWAEPQIKAVKALQHKMVAIPTTKVANILNTFTFSKDRLVVLELIALNICDAQNYRPVEDVFRIQLSEKKRARRILEQVCKVGCKAPVAMISSCGMIPGNPYPKGRPSKVTGTFPGIPGKKDGDDVILDGKGIVSRILGASKPSPSTYNPHRPVPYPIPPCRPHATIAPSAYNNAGLVSRGGVITANVPPPPYRATPSSAGYSRPTSQQNQTSNTSGTPAISPHSTNPATPGTSQPQPTTPITPVFAGMVPSPAPAPSPSVIKGPPVPAGSPHVASNSSGHTAPSSPFSVMPPSGRNTPSVIKTPSGTPCGTPGPSSSFPPSPFQGGARSETPSGGHTPTPRVTGDPSTTHGAAMGLQSKKGYPTSLDSQSAHSFPGGPSTQSHSVIRSYTPSGMSPLTPGRLTPSMQNVSGLPTASASPSPKPTSMLPNQPPMSPAGAYFSEQHAHAMARHGGGSGSNSPIPSAFKGPSRSGTPSLSSLVMPNSGVLSRPMGTPHGTASPQPSLPSSVSGHHGLTSALGSQSASHFSALSPFPGAQSGISTPSTPTPPTSSVYSGLTHSSAPTPSPFGLGLTTAQSVFPGLPHGPNPSFPGFGGSGPSAAGSPVLSSLMGLPGASCSVATVAPLQAAAVAAAAAAGVPSSSPVLPGFASAFSSNFNPALVGQAGLQAPGGGAFPGLLSFPPGMPSFSTAASPAALSGLHNPAMQSALLQAHSASALDSYAPQPNGFTNYPAAAGPSFQLQPGLHPSLGWQ; encoded by the exons ATGGACAAGAAATCTTTTGACATCGTCTTGGACGAAATCAGAAAG TGTGTTTTGACAGATCAGCGAATCAAAGCTATAGAACAGGTTCATGGGTATTTTTCCAGTGAGCAG GTGATTGACATTCTGAAATACTTCTCATGGGCGGAGCCACAAATTAAAGCAGTCAAAGCCTTGCAACAT AAAATGGTTGCAATTCCAACAACAAAGGTTGCAAACATCCTTAATACTTTCACATTCTCAAAGGACAGACTTGTGGTGCTGGAACTCATAGCTTT AAATATTTGTGATGCTCAAAACTACCGTCCGGTGGAGGACGTATTTCGTATTCAACTGTCTGAGAAGAAACGAGCAAGAAGGATCCTAGAGCAG GTATGTAAGGTGGGATGTAAAGCTCCAGTAGCTATGATTTCATCCTGCGGGATGATCCCAGGGAACCCTTATCCCAAAGGCAGACCCAGCAAGGTTACTGGAACATTTCCT GGAATTCCTGGCAAAAAGGATGGAGATGATGTTATCCTGGATGGTAAGGGGATTGTATCGCGCATCCTCGGAGCAAGCAAACCG TCACCATCAACATACAATCCACACAGACCTGTGCCGTACCCTATTCCACCTTGCCGGCCACACGCAACAATCGCCCCAA GTGCGTACAACAACGCAGGTCTGGTGTCAAGGGGCGGGGTCATCACCGCCAATGTGCCACCCCCACCCTACCGAGCCACTCCCAGTTCGGCAG GTTACAGCCGACCTACCTCTCAGCAAAATCAAACCTCCAACACCTCTGGGACCCCTGCAATCTCTCCTCATAGCACTAATCCAGCAACTCCTGGCACCTCTCAACCTCAGCCTACTACACCAATCACTCCGGTGTTCGCTGGCATGGTCCCATCCCCTGCTCCTGCCCCCTCACCCTCAGTCATCAAAGGCCCTCCTGTCCCAGCTGGTTCCCCCCATGTGGCCTCCAACTCCAGTGGCCACACGGCACCTTCCTCCCCATTTTCTGTCATGCCCCCTTCTGGTAGAAATACCCCTTCTGTCATTAAAACCCCATCTGGAACACCATGTGGTACACCAGGGCCAAGTTCAAGTTTCCCTCCCTCTCCCTTTCAAGGTGGAGCCCGCTCAGAAACACCTTCAGGTGGTCACACACCTACACCCAGGGTGACTGGTGATCCCTCGACGACTCATGGAGCTGCTATGGGTTTACAATCAAAGAAGGGCTACCCAACCTCCTTAGATTCCCAGTCAGCACATTCATTCCCTGGTGGTCCCTCCACCCAGTCGCATTCAGTAATCCGTAGCTACACACCCTCAGGAATGTCCCCTCTTACTCCCGGGCGCTTGACTCCCAGCATGCAAAATGTCAGTGGTTTACCAACAGCCTCTGCTAGTCCCAGTCCCAAGCCCACTTCTATGCTGCCCAACCAACCACCTATGAGTCCTGCCGGGGCATACTTTAGCGAGCAACATGCTCACGCCATGGCGCGTCATGGTGGAGGCAGCGGAAGCAACAGCCCCATTCCTTCCGCTTTCAAAGGACCGTCAAGGTCTGGCACCCCTTCTCTTAGCTCTCTGGTTATGCCTAACTCGGGTGTTCTTTCCCGACCAATGGGCACACCCCACGGCACTGCCTCACCACAGCCCTCTCTACCCAGCAGTGTATCCGGACACCATGGTCTTACCTCAGCTCTTGGCTCCCAGTCTGCTTCACATTTTTCAGCCCTCTCTCCTTTCCCAGGAGCCCAGTCTGGTATTTCTACCCCATCCACCCCTACTCCACCCACCTCATCTGTTTATTCAGGTTTGACTCACTCTAGTGCTCCTACTCCCTCCCCCTTTGGCCTCGGATTGACAACTGCTCAATCCGTGTTTCCGGGTCTTCCTCATGGTCCGAATCCTAGTTTCCCAGGTTTTGGGGGGTCAGGGCCCTCTGCAGCAGGTAGTCCAGTCCTCTCGTCCTTAATGGGGCTTCCAGGAGCCTCTTGCTCAGTGGCCACCGTCGCACCTCTCCAGGCAGCAGCAGTCGCAGCAGCCGCCGCAGCGGGAGTACCTTCCTCCTCCCCTGTGCTTCCTGGCTTCGCCTCCGCATTCAGCTCTAACTTCAACCCTGCACTTGTCGGCCAAGCtgg CCTCCAGGCCCCAGGTGGAGGAGCTTTCCCAGGGTTGTTGTCTTTTCCCCCAGGCATGCCTAGCTTCTCCACTGCAGCGTCTCCTGCAGCTCTCTCTGGTTTACACAACCCTGCCATGCAGTCTGCACTTTTGCAG GCTCACTCTGCATCGGCACTTGACAGTTACGCACCCCAGCCGAACGGATTCACAAACTACCCTGCAGCCGCCGGCCCCAGCTTCCAGCTACAGCCAGGCCTGCATCCATCTCTGGGATGGCAGTAA
- the thsd1 gene encoding thrombospondin type-1 domain-containing protein 1, with translation MTQGFPTVTPFLLLFLMGFAMAGIHLWPSMHIALSNASVFVNYSADGNSTDYKLTLSLIDIDKHVTVFTRPLPVNQSKGSLEFDCSYFLFAGNFRFRLEQKHDQAVSNQSAILRWSPVLRVHWPTFHLTVERANNNQSSNGFRIGVHTNDNFHPCPSGKASSLDLDVSYLEQVQIGRKTIDKVQNRIRHNIKLVKSQHVDMVCASSLTEHGFIQISIKSPHTQQDITSSGSLYLSSIFSYKLLVDDIYKSGCVETVSVRRIAPPCMITNGKVLLYKEDGKEKPDSTHLAFNFLTQVENETEFNCSLFDVGKNKYCFNFTLVYSQAPSLAQTCVVVQRHTTMWGPWQPWSGCSVTCGEGVRERVRECLLPSGGGMRCTGMVREQSHCWLEGCTEKIPPPSLTPPPAVSSTLAGNLVVVAGITLCLAVILATIFITVWRKLCRAPKCSSMRRGSTHSPSGRKNSDEASIFGHSLQRPSFSDSLQATSPQKGLTLPAKQEPLDRGVLACQQSMSLPLPQDPERMSPSGQKIVPPIFGYRLAQQQLKEMKKKGLKEATQVYHVSQSPVDDTMLEATPSSHTGLTPVPQEVDSPEEASSSHFRIKSPFLEPTWPPKNTGALLDKHKVDMLLGPPKSAFSASARRLERTADWVEMVERSRVNYPKNPNFRRTSSFHDNNQHLPPSRPFRERSMTQVTPRQLPDGSCRNRTWEHTLPEFEVWSCPNPKITDRSGDQRRRPWVDAVPSQSNCKGNTLVVPNSAPVTPTKEPLMDRHRIARSPSSPMDRAERAEQNWNKRGPSPIQRNILARKLKEANSSSCQRQRSSTFSTSEQRRGRCRSLPLSADYSNSPYILTESEQRIMDISGYLGEEDGVEILNIHKLT, from the exons ATGACACAGGGCTTTCCTACAGTGACCCCATTTCTGCTGCTCTTCCTGATGGGATTTG caatggCTGGTATCCATCTCTGGCCATCAATGCACATTGCTTTGAGCAATGCCAGCGTGTTTGTGAATTACAGTGCTGACGGCAACTCCACCGACTACAAATTGACCCTGTCGCTGATTGACATCGACAAACATGTTACAGTATTCACCAGACCACTTCCTGTTAACCAATCAAAAGGGTCACTGGAGTTTGACTGCTCCTACTTCCTGTTTGCAGGTAATTTCAGATTCAGACTGGAGCAGAAACACGACCAGGCTGTGTCTAACCAGAGCGCCATCTTGCGGTGGAGCCCGGTTCTCCGTGTGCACTGGCCAACCTTTCACCTGACTGTTGAACGTGCCAACAACAACCAAAGCTCTAATGGCTTTAGGATTGGCGTGCACACCAATGACAACTTCCACCCTTGTCCCAGCGGCAAAGCCTCTTCTCTCGACCTTGATGTCAGCTACCTGGAGCAAGTCCAGATAGGCAGGAAAACCATTGACAAGGTGCAAAACCGAATAAGACACAACATCAAATTAGTCAAGTCTCAGCATGTGGACATGGTGTGTGCTTCCTCTTTGACAGAACATGGATTTATTCAGATTTCCATAAAGTCACCACATACTCAACAAGACATCACATCCTCTGGTTCGTTGTACCTGTCAAgcatcttttcctacaagcttcTCGTGGATGACATCTACAAAAGCGGTTGCGTTGAAACCGTATCTGTCCGTCGAATTGCTCCTCCTTGTATGATTACTAATGGAAAAGTTCTACTGTATAAGGAAGATGGGAAAGAGAAGCCTGATTCCACTCATCTGGCCTTCAACTTCCTCACTCAAGTGGAGAATGAGACTGAATTTAACTGCTCTCTCTTTGATGTCGGCAAGAATAAATACTGCTTCAATTTCACGCTGGTCTACAGTCAAGCTCCCAGTTTAGCACAAACCTGTGTGGTTGTGCAACGGCATACAA CGATGTGGGGTCCTTGGCAGCCATGGAGTGGTTGCAGTGTGACGTGTGGGGAAGGGGTTCGAGAGCGTGTTCGTGAATGTCTGCTGCCATCTGGAGGTGGGATGCGATGCACTGGCATGGTTAGGGAGCAGTCGCACTGTTGGCTAGAGGGCTGCACTG AAAAGATTCCCCCTCCATCCCTCACTCCTCCACCGGCTGTGAGTTCCACCCTTGCTGGGAATCTAGTGGTAGTGGCTGGGATCACCTTGTGCCTGGCTGTGATCCTGGCCACCATCTTTATCACGGTGTGGAGAAAACTCTGCCGTGCTCCGAAGTGCAGCTCCATGCGGCGTGGATCCACACACTCTCCCAGTGGCCGGAAGAACTCCGATGAAGCTTCAATCTTTGGTCACAGCCTGCAAAGACCTAGTTTTTCTGACAGTTTGCAAGCAACTTCCCCGCAGAAGGGGCTCACCTTGCCTGCAAAACAGGAGCCGTTAGACCGAGGTGTGTTGGCCTGTCAGCAAAGCATGTCTCTTCCCCTCCCTCAAGACCCTGAGAGGATGTCCCCTTCTGGCCAAAAGATCGTTCCGCCTATTTTTGGATACCGCTTGGCTCAACAGCAGCTGAAGGAGATGAAGAAAAAGGGGTTGAAAGAGGCCACTCAAGTCTACCATGTGTCTCAGAGTCCTGTTGATGACACCATGCTGGAGGCCACACCTTCAAGCCATACAGGTTTAACTCCAGTGCCTCAGGAAGTCGACAGCCCGGAGGAAGCCAGCAGCAGTCACTTCCGAATAAAGTCTCCTTTTCTTGAACCGACATGGCCTCCGAAAAACACAGGAGCTCTGTTAGATAAACACAAAGTAGACATGTTGCTGGGTCCACCAAAGTCTGCGTTCAGTGCCAGCGCCCGTCGTCTTGAGCGCACGGCAGATTGGGTGGAGATGGTAGAGCGCAGTAGAGTTAACTACCCAAAGAATCCAAATTTCAGGAGAACATCAAGCTTCCACGACAACAACCAACATTTGCCTCCATCACGACCCTTCAGAGAGAGAAGCATGACCCAAGTGACTCCTCGACAGCTTCCAGATGGGAGTTGTAGAAACAGAACCTGGGAGCATACACTACCTGAATTTGAGGTCTGGTCCTGCCCCAATCCCAAAATAACTGATAGGTCAGGTGATCAAAGGAGGCGGCCATGGGTAGACGCAGTCCCGTCCCAGTCAAACTGTAAAGGTAATACCTTAGTGGTTCCCAATTCAGCTCCAGTGACACCCACAAAAGAACCCTTGATGGATCGTCACAGGATTGCTCGGAGCCCGTCTTCCCCAATGGACAGAGCAGAAAGGGCAGAACAAAACTGGAACAAAAGAGGACCCTCCCCTATCCAGAGGAACATCTTAGCCAGGAAGCTAAAAGAAGCGAATTCATCTTCCTGTCAAAGGCAACGCAGTTCCACATTTTCTACCTCAGAGCAGCGCAGGGGGCGCTGTCGTAGTCTTCCTCTCTCTGCAGACTACAGCAACTCCCCTTATATACTTACTGAGTCAGAACAGCGAATAATGGACATTTCTGGATACTTGGGTGAAGAAGATGGAGTAGAAATTCTGAATATTCATAAACTTACATAA
- the fgl1b gene encoding fibrinogen like 1B — MSQLLFILMFYALSSLQILFIKAKEECQISEVLQLKEEIRKLNNKLLVGEWKVMHLRDHRRFKLLPQDSKTYENNTEPLPTLMKTGGNLLVHDRDCSELYDRLKPETGFYRIKPKSSVEPFLVYCDMDDGGGWTVIQKRVNGKVSFDRTWEEYKNGFGHFQSSKDEFWLGNDHIHALLKDGENVMKIDLMDWKGQRSYAVYDNFRVSAEKDKYRLHYGMYSGQAGDALSGGANMVEQWSASHNGMQFSTRDQDHDRYRHGNCAVENRGGWWYNRCHAANLNGRFYRGGEYKAKYDNGVVWSTWKGLWYSLRHTTMKIRPSTYMDNLGSGAGPAE, encoded by the exons ATGTCCCAGCTCCTGTTTATTTTGATGTTTTATGCTCTTTCTTCGCTTCAGATTTTG TTTATTAAGGCAAAGGAAGAATGCCAGATATCTGAAGTGTTACAGCTCAAAGAAGAAATACGTAAGCTTAATAATAAATTGTTGGTCGGGGAGTGGAAAGTTATGCATCTGCGTGATCACCGTCGATTCAAGTTATTACCACAAGACAGTAAGACATATGAAAACAACACTGAACCATTACCAACTTTAATGAAGACTGGAGGCAACTTACTAGTTCATGACAGAG ATTGCTCTGAGTTATATGATAGACTAAAACCAGAAACTGGATTCTACAGAATTAAGCCCAAATCATCAGTTGAACCGTTCCTTGTGTACTGCGATATGGATGATGGTGGGGGCTGGACTGTGATTCAAAAACGTGTCAATGGTAAAGTTAGTTTTGACAG AACCTGGGAGGAATACAAGAACGGATTTGGTCACTTCCAGTCGAGTAAAGACGAATTCTGGCTTGGGAATGATCATATTCATGCCTTGCTTAAAGACG gtgagAATGTGATGAAAATCGATTTGATGGATTGGAAAGGACAGAGGTCCTATGCAGTGTATGACAACTTCAGAGTGTCTGCCGAAAAG GACAAGTACAGGTTGCATTATGGGATGTACAGTGGTCAGGCGGGAGATGCCCTGTCTGGAGGAGCCAATATGGTAGAGCAGTGGTCAGCGTCTCATAATGGCATGCAATTCAGCACTCGTGACCAGGATCACGATCGATACCGGCATGGCAACTGTGCTGTGGAAAACAGAGGAGGATGGTGGTACAACAG GTGTCATGCTGCCAATCTTAATGGGAGATTTTACAGAGGTGGAGAGTACAAAGCCAAGTATGATAATGGTGTGGTCTGGAGCACCTGGAAAGGGCTGTGGTACTCTCTCAGACACACCACCATGAAGATCCGACCCAGTACCTACATGGATAATCTAGGTAGTGGAGCAGGACCGGCAGAGTAA
- the proser1 gene encoding proline and serine-rich protein 1 isoform X2 produces the protein MDKKSFDIVLDEIRKCVLTDQRIKAIEQVHGYFSSEQVIDILKYFSWAEPQIKAVKALQHKMVAIPTTKVANILNTFTFSKDRLVVLELIALNICDAQNYRPVEDVFRIQLSEKKRARRILEQVCKVGCKAPVAMISSCGMIPGNPYPKGRPSKVTGTFPGIPGKKDGDDVILDGKGIVSRILGASKPSPSTYNPHRPVPYPIPPCRPHATIAPSYSRPTSQQNQTSNTSGTPAISPHSTNPATPGTSQPQPTTPITPVFAGMVPSPAPAPSPSVIKGPPVPAGSPHVASNSSGHTAPSSPFSVMPPSGRNTPSVIKTPSGTPCGTPGPSSSFPPSPFQGGARSETPSGGHTPTPRVTGDPSTTHGAAMGLQSKKGYPTSLDSQSAHSFPGGPSTQSHSVIRSYTPSGMSPLTPGRLTPSMQNVSGLPTASASPSPKPTSMLPNQPPMSPAGAYFSEQHAHAMARHGGGSGSNSPIPSAFKGPSRSGTPSLSSLVMPNSGVLSRPMGTPHGTASPQPSLPSSVSGHHGLTSALGSQSASHFSALSPFPGAQSGISTPSTPTPPTSSVYSGLTHSSAPTPSPFGLGLTTAQSVFPGLPHGPNPSFPGFGGSGPSAAGSPVLSSLMGLPGASCSVATVAPLQAAAVAAAAAAGVPSSSPVLPGFASAFSSNFNPALVGQAGLQAPGGGAFPGLLSFPPGMPSFSTAASPAALSGLHNPAMQSALLQAHSASALDSYAPQPNGFTNYPAAAGPSFQLQPGLHPSLGWQ, from the exons ATGGACAAGAAATCTTTTGACATCGTCTTGGACGAAATCAGAAAG TGTGTTTTGACAGATCAGCGAATCAAAGCTATAGAACAGGTTCATGGGTATTTTTCCAGTGAGCAG GTGATTGACATTCTGAAATACTTCTCATGGGCGGAGCCACAAATTAAAGCAGTCAAAGCCTTGCAACAT AAAATGGTTGCAATTCCAACAACAAAGGTTGCAAACATCCTTAATACTTTCACATTCTCAAAGGACAGACTTGTGGTGCTGGAACTCATAGCTTT AAATATTTGTGATGCTCAAAACTACCGTCCGGTGGAGGACGTATTTCGTATTCAACTGTCTGAGAAGAAACGAGCAAGAAGGATCCTAGAGCAG GTATGTAAGGTGGGATGTAAAGCTCCAGTAGCTATGATTTCATCCTGCGGGATGATCCCAGGGAACCCTTATCCCAAAGGCAGACCCAGCAAGGTTACTGGAACATTTCCT GGAATTCCTGGCAAAAAGGATGGAGATGATGTTATCCTGGATGGTAAGGGGATTGTATCGCGCATCCTCGGAGCAAGCAAACCG TCACCATCAACATACAATCCACACAGACCTGTGCCGTACCCTATTCCACCTTGCCGGCCACACGCAACAATCGCCCCAA GTTACAGCCGACCTACCTCTCAGCAAAATCAAACCTCCAACACCTCTGGGACCCCTGCAATCTCTCCTCATAGCACTAATCCAGCAACTCCTGGCACCTCTCAACCTCAGCCTACTACACCAATCACTCCGGTGTTCGCTGGCATGGTCCCATCCCCTGCTCCTGCCCCCTCACCCTCAGTCATCAAAGGCCCTCCTGTCCCAGCTGGTTCCCCCCATGTGGCCTCCAACTCCAGTGGCCACACGGCACCTTCCTCCCCATTTTCTGTCATGCCCCCTTCTGGTAGAAATACCCCTTCTGTCATTAAAACCCCATCTGGAACACCATGTGGTACACCAGGGCCAAGTTCAAGTTTCCCTCCCTCTCCCTTTCAAGGTGGAGCCCGCTCAGAAACACCTTCAGGTGGTCACACACCTACACCCAGGGTGACTGGTGATCCCTCGACGACTCATGGAGCTGCTATGGGTTTACAATCAAAGAAGGGCTACCCAACCTCCTTAGATTCCCAGTCAGCACATTCATTCCCTGGTGGTCCCTCCACCCAGTCGCATTCAGTAATCCGTAGCTACACACCCTCAGGAATGTCCCCTCTTACTCCCGGGCGCTTGACTCCCAGCATGCAAAATGTCAGTGGTTTACCAACAGCCTCTGCTAGTCCCAGTCCCAAGCCCACTTCTATGCTGCCCAACCAACCACCTATGAGTCCTGCCGGGGCATACTTTAGCGAGCAACATGCTCACGCCATGGCGCGTCATGGTGGAGGCAGCGGAAGCAACAGCCCCATTCCTTCCGCTTTCAAAGGACCGTCAAGGTCTGGCACCCCTTCTCTTAGCTCTCTGGTTATGCCTAACTCGGGTGTTCTTTCCCGACCAATGGGCACACCCCACGGCACTGCCTCACCACAGCCCTCTCTACCCAGCAGTGTATCCGGACACCATGGTCTTACCTCAGCTCTTGGCTCCCAGTCTGCTTCACATTTTTCAGCCCTCTCTCCTTTCCCAGGAGCCCAGTCTGGTATTTCTACCCCATCCACCCCTACTCCACCCACCTCATCTGTTTATTCAGGTTTGACTCACTCTAGTGCTCCTACTCCCTCCCCCTTTGGCCTCGGATTGACAACTGCTCAATCCGTGTTTCCGGGTCTTCCTCATGGTCCGAATCCTAGTTTCCCAGGTTTTGGGGGGTCAGGGCCCTCTGCAGCAGGTAGTCCAGTCCTCTCGTCCTTAATGGGGCTTCCAGGAGCCTCTTGCTCAGTGGCCACCGTCGCACCTCTCCAGGCAGCAGCAGTCGCAGCAGCCGCCGCAGCGGGAGTACCTTCCTCCTCCCCTGTGCTTCCTGGCTTCGCCTCCGCATTCAGCTCTAACTTCAACCCTGCACTTGTCGGCCAAGCtgg CCTCCAGGCCCCAGGTGGAGGAGCTTTCCCAGGGTTGTTGTCTTTTCCCCCAGGCATGCCTAGCTTCTCCACTGCAGCGTCTCCTGCAGCTCTCTCTGGTTTACACAACCCTGCCATGCAGTCTGCACTTTTGCAG GCTCACTCTGCATCGGCACTTGACAGTTACGCACCCCAGCCGAACGGATTCACAAACTACCCTGCAGCCGCCGGCCCCAGCTTCCAGCTACAGCCAGGCCTGCATCCATCTCTGGGATGGCAGTAA